Proteins encoded within one genomic window of Acomys russatus chromosome 5, mAcoRus1.1, whole genome shotgun sequence:
- the Chrm1 gene encoding muscarinic acetylcholine receptor M1, translated as MNTSAPPAVSPNITVLAPGKGPWQVAFIGITTGLLSLATVTGNLLVLISFKVNTELKTVNNYFLLSLACADLIIGTFSMNLYTTYLLMGHWALGTLACDLWLALDYVASNASVMNLLLISFDRYFSVTRPLSYRAKRTPRRAALMIGLAWLVSFVLWAPAILFWQYLVGERTVMAGQCYIQFLSQPIITFGTAMAAFYLPVTVMCTLYWRIYRETENRARELAALQGSETPGKGGGSSSSSERSQPGAEGSPESPPGRCCRCCRTPRLLQAYSWKEEEEDDEGSMESLTSSEGEEPGSEVVIKMPMVDPEAQAPTKQPPKSSPNTVKRPTKKGRDRGGKGQKPRGKEQLAKRKTFSLVKEKKAARTLSAILLAFILTWTPYNIMVLVSTFCKDCVPETLWELGYWLCYVNSTVNPMCYALCNKAFRDTFRLLLLCRWDKRRWRKIPKRPGSVHRTPSRQC; from the coding sequence ATGAACACCTCAGCGCCCCCTGCTGTCAGCCCCAACATCACCGTCTTAGCACCAGGAAAGGGCCCCTGGCAAGTGGCCTTCATTGGGATCACCACAGGCCTCCTGTCTCTGGCTACAGTGACAGGCAACCTGCTGGTACTCATCTCCTTCAAGGTCAACACAGAGCTCAAGACAGTCAAcaactacttcctgctgagccTCGCCTGTGCTGACCTCATCATTGGCACCTTCTCCATGAACCTCTATACCACATACCTGCTCATGGGTCACTGGGCTCTGGGCACTCTGGCCTGTGACCTCTGGCTGGCCCTGGACTATGTGGCCAGCAATGCCTCCGTCATGAATCTTCTGCTCATCAGCTTTGACCGTTACTTCTCAGTGACCCGACCCCTGAGCTACCGAGCCAAGCGCACTCCCCGCAGGGCAGCGCTAATGATTGGCCTGGCGTGGTTGGTTTCCTTCGTCCTCTGGGCCCCAGCCATCCTCTTCTGGCAATACCTAGTTGGAGAACGGACAGTCATGGCTGGGCAGTGCTACATCCAGTTCCTCTCCCAACCCATAATCACTTTTGGCACAGCCATGGCTGCCTTCTACCTCCCTGTCACAGTCATGTGTACGCTGTACTGGCGCATCTACCGGGAGACGGAAAACCGAGCCCGGGAGCTGGCAGCTCTACAGGGCTCTGAGACACCAGGCAAaggcggtggcagcagcagcagctcagagagGTCCCAGCCGGGGGCTGAGGGCTCACCGGAGTCACCTCCAGGCCGCTGCTGTCGCTGTTGTCGGACACCCAGGCTTCTGCAGGCCTACagctggaaggaagaagaggaggacgaCGAAGGCTCCATGGAATCCCTCACATCCTCTGAGGGCGAGGAGCCCGGCTCAGAAGTGGTGATCAAGATGCCCATGGTGGATCCTGAGGCACAGGCGCCCACCAAGCAGCCCCCCAAAAGCTCCCCAAATACAGTCAAGAGGCCCACCAAGAAAGGCCGAGACCGAGGCGGCAAGGGCCAAAAACCCCGAGGGAAGGAACAACTGGCCAAGCGAAAGACCTTCTCACTGGTCAAGGAGAAGAAGGCAGCTCGGACCCTGAGTGCCATCCTGCTGGCCTTCATCCTCACCTGGACACCATATAACATCATGGTGCTGGTGTCTACCTTCTGCAAGGACTGTGTTCCCGAGACCCTATGGGAGCTGGGCTATTGGCTGTGCTATGTCAACAGCACTGTCAACCCCATGTGCTACGCACTCTGCAACAAAGCCTTCCGGGACACTTTCCGCCTGCTGTTGCTCTGCCGCTGGGACAAGCGGCGCTGGCGCAAGATCCCCAAGCGCCCTGGCTCTGTGCACCGCACCCCCTCCCGCCAATGCTAA